One genomic region from Arenicella chitinivorans encodes:
- the fadB gene encoding fatty acid oxidation complex subunit alpha FadB — protein MMFKGSAITVTMLDGGIAELNFDLQGESVNKFNTQTVLELEEALGILDDADDVKGLLLTSSKGVFLVGADITEFVPLFGKGEGKVGSHLAKNHDNFNLLEDLDFPTCIAINGYAMGGGLELALACDFRIMSTVAKIGLPETKLGIIPGWGGTVRLPRVAGADTAIDWICSGKEQRPDVALKAGVVDGVVEPEHLRDAALAVLQDAIDGKLDYESRRDQKTEPLKLNETEAMMVFETSKAFVAGMAGPNYPAPVVAIECMQQAARKYRDDAIAIERAGFEKVASTSVAEALVGLFLSDQLIGKKAKGWEKQADKKVERAAVLGAGIMGGGIAYQSAYKGTPIKMKDINQAGLDLGLSEANKLLAKQVNRGRMTVEKMGSILASIDPMLTYDGFEDVDVVVEAVVENPKVKHAVLADVEKQVSDDTVIASNTSTISISYLAEALERPENFCGMHFFNPVHAMPLVEVIRGEKTSDTAIARTVAYANAMGKKAIVVNDCPGFLVNRVLFPYFAGFMGLLRDGADFQQVDKVMERFGWPMGPAYLMDVVGIDTGNHAEQVMAEGFPDRMTKEFKTAGDVMFENDRYGQKNGKGFYLYENDKRGKPKKVVDPQVYELLKPVVADSKEFDKDEIIARMMIPMATELARCLEEDIVGSAPEADMALVYGVGFPPFRGGLFRWIDDMGIEKFVAMCDQYKHLGKLYEATDAQREMAANGGKYYTL, from the coding sequence TTGATGTTTAAAGGTAGCGCAATAACGGTCACGATGCTCGATGGCGGCATCGCTGAACTAAATTTTGATTTGCAGGGCGAATCAGTCAACAAATTTAATACTCAAACAGTACTCGAGCTCGAAGAAGCGCTCGGTATTCTTGATGACGCTGACGATGTGAAAGGTCTGTTGTTGACCAGTAGCAAAGGCGTTTTCTTGGTCGGCGCTGATATCACTGAGTTTGTGCCGCTGTTTGGCAAGGGAGAAGGTAAAGTCGGCTCGCATTTGGCGAAAAACCACGACAATTTCAACTTGTTGGAAGACCTGGATTTCCCAACCTGTATCGCGATCAATGGTTATGCCATGGGTGGCGGTTTGGAATTGGCGCTGGCATGTGATTTTCGCATTATGAGCACAGTCGCCAAAATTGGTTTGCCAGAAACCAAGCTCGGCATTATTCCAGGCTGGGGCGGCACAGTGCGTTTGCCACGTGTTGCTGGCGCGGACACAGCGATTGATTGGATTTGCTCAGGGAAAGAGCAGCGCCCAGACGTGGCATTGAAAGCCGGTGTGGTCGATGGCGTGGTTGAGCCAGAGCACCTGCGTGATGCGGCATTGGCCGTTCTGCAAGACGCCATAGATGGCAAACTGGATTACGAATCGCGTCGCGACCAGAAGACTGAACCGTTGAAGTTGAACGAGACAGAAGCCATGATGGTATTCGAGACATCAAAGGCCTTCGTTGCCGGCATGGCTGGGCCAAATTATCCTGCCCCGGTTGTGGCGATCGAATGCATGCAGCAAGCTGCGCGTAAGTACCGTGATGACGCGATCGCAATTGAGCGTGCCGGCTTTGAGAAGGTAGCCAGCACCAGCGTCGCCGAAGCCTTGGTCGGCTTGTTCCTGAGTGATCAGCTAATTGGTAAGAAAGCCAAAGGCTGGGAAAAACAGGCAGACAAAAAAGTCGAACGTGCTGCGGTTCTCGGTGCCGGCATTATGGGTGGTGGTATCGCCTATCAGTCTGCATACAAAGGCACGCCAATCAAAATGAAAGACATCAACCAGGCTGGTTTAGACCTGGGCTTGTCCGAAGCCAATAAGCTGCTGGCGAAACAAGTGAACCGTGGCCGCATGACGGTTGAGAAAATGGGTTCAATTTTGGCCTCAATCGACCCAATGCTGACTTACGACGGTTTTGAAGATGTGGATGTCGTGGTTGAAGCCGTGGTCGAAAACCCGAAAGTCAAACACGCTGTGTTGGCGGACGTTGAAAAGCAAGTGTCAGACGACACGGTGATTGCGTCGAACACCTCGACGATTTCAATTAGCTATTTGGCGGAAGCGTTGGAGCGCCCAGAAAACTTCTGCGGTATGCACTTTTTCAACCCCGTGCACGCCATGCCGTTGGTGGAAGTGATTCGCGGCGAGAAAACATCCGATACGGCGATTGCACGCACCGTGGCATACGCCAACGCGATGGGTAAGAAAGCCATCGTAGTAAACGACTGCCCAGGTTTTCTGGTTAATCGCGTCTTGTTCCCATACTTCGCTGGTTTTATGGGTTTATTGCGAGACGGTGCTGATTTCCAACAAGTCGATAAAGTCATGGAGCGTTTTGGGTGGCCAATGGGGCCAGCCTACCTGATGGATGTGGTTGGTATCGATACCGGTAATCATGCAGAACAGGTGATGGCGGAAGGTTTCCCCGATCGCATGACCAAGGAATTCAAAACTGCCGGTGATGTGATGTTCGAAAACGATCGTTACGGTCAGAAGAACGGTAAGGGTTTCTACCTTTACGAGAATGACAAGCGTGGTAAGCCGAAGAAAGTGGTGGATCCGCAAGTCTATGAGTTGCTCAAGCCCGTGGTGGCGGATTCAAAAGAATTCGACAAAGACGAAATTATTGCCCGCATGATGATTCCAATGGCAACCGAGTTAGCGCGATGCCTGGAGGAAGACATCGTTGGCTCGGCACCAGAAGCCGACATGGCGCTGGTATACGGCGTTGGCTTCCCACCTTTCCGCGGCGGCCTTTTCCGCTGGATCGACGACATGGGTATTGAGAAATTCGTAGCCATGTGCGACCAGTACAAGCATCTTGGCAAGCTTTACGAAGCCACCGATGCACAACGCGAGATGGCTGCTAACGGCGGCAAATACTACACGCTATAA
- the fadA gene encoding acetyl-CoA C-acyltransferase FadA translates to MSTNTKPQPRDAVIVDFARTAMGRSKGGCFRNTRADELSAEVIKGLLARNEAIDPEEIDDLIWGCVMQRDEQGFNLARFVGLMAGLPHTVPAQTVNRLCGSSMSAMHTAAANIMAGLGDIYIVGGVEHMGHLDMNKGADPNPELGLYAAKAAGSMGMTAELLAMMHGIKREDMDKFSARSHHLAAKARAEGKFDKEIIPVMGHDAIGRPFMVSQDETIREDTTVEGLAALRPVFNPKSGTVTAGSSSQITDGASGMIIMSAERADALGIAPKARITAMTLAGVDPSIMGYGPVPSTEKALDQLGLTMDDIDYVELNEAFAAQSLPVLKDLDLLDEMEEKVNVHGGAIALGHPFGCSGTRISGSLLTVMEQRDLTLGVSTMCIGLGQGITTVVERLN, encoded by the coding sequence ATGAGTACTAATACAAAACCGCAGCCAAGAGATGCTGTTATTGTGGATTTTGCGCGCACCGCGATGGGACGTTCAAAAGGCGGCTGTTTCCGTAACACGCGTGCCGACGAGTTGAGTGCGGAAGTAATTAAAGGGTTATTGGCTCGTAACGAAGCCATCGATCCAGAAGAAATTGATGATTTGATTTGGGGCTGCGTGATGCAGCGTGATGAGCAAGGTTTCAACCTGGCGCGTTTCGTCGGATTGATGGCTGGCTTACCGCACACAGTGCCAGCGCAAACTGTGAACCGTTTGTGCGGCTCCTCGATGTCAGCTATGCACACGGCGGCAGCCAACATCATGGCTGGTCTCGGTGACATCTACATCGTTGGTGGTGTCGAGCATATGGGCCACCTGGATATGAACAAGGGTGCTGATCCAAACCCGGAACTGGGTCTGTACGCAGCGAAAGCGGCGGGTAGCATGGGGATGACTGCTGAACTTCTCGCGATGATGCACGGTATTAAACGTGAAGATATGGATAAGTTTTCTGCGCGTTCTCATCATTTGGCAGCTAAGGCGCGTGCTGAAGGTAAGTTCGACAAAGAAATTATTCCAGTTATGGGCCATGACGCGATCGGTCGTCCTTTCATGGTGTCGCAGGATGAAACAATTCGTGAAGACACGACGGTAGAAGGCCTTGCGGCATTACGCCCGGTGTTCAACCCCAAAAGTGGGACTGTGACGGCCGGTTCGTCATCGCAAATTACGGATGGTGCTTCTGGCATGATCATTATGTCTGCAGAACGCGCTGATGCGCTGGGCATTGCGCCAAAAGCACGCATCACCGCAATGACGCTGGCTGGTGTGGATCCATCCATTATGGGTTATGGGCCAGTTCCCTCAACTGAAAAGGCCCTGGATCAGTTGGGTCTGACAATGGATGACATTGATTATGTGGAACTCAACGAGGCGTTCGCTGCGCAATCTTTGCCGGTCTTGAAAGACCTTGATCTGCTGGATGAGATGGAGGAAAAAGTAAACGTCCATGGGGGCGCGATCGCATTGGGTCACCCATTTGGTTGTTCCGGTACGCGTATCTCCGGATCATTATTGACTGTGATGGAACAGCGCGACTTGACGCTGGGTGTATCCACCATGTGTATTGGTCTCGGACAAGGTATCACCACGGTTGTCGAGCGTTTGAACTAG
- a CDS encoding TIGR03032 family protein, producing the protein MTDALHSQHTNTFPELLQKAGCSVVVSTYQAGKLILLRPDAASLNTHFVSLPKPMGVAYTQGRLSVGSGAQVIDYFNMNNVGPKIPPANTHDSAFLPRRTHTTGDIDIHEMGFDADGELWLVNTKMSCLCTLDLHHSVVPRWRPPFISGYDLTDRCHLNGLAMRDGQPRYVTALGTSDDPAGWRHDKAFGGMLMDMQREEFICRGLSMPHSPRWYRDQLWVLESGAGQLITINPDNGTKTVIAEVPGFCRGIDFIDRYALIGLSQVRETAVFAGLPLTQREQDRKCGVWIVDIETGQTVGFLVFSDGVQEIFSVQVLPWRYPALLDATDPLVSSSFSIPDSALAEFVAPDPRLLRFETALSHHRRHEFTQAITAYQAILQDEPEDVTTRYHLGVALSDTEQWDEAIRHLDQVTARQANHAEAHNSLGHAWAGKLNFEQALTHYDAAIQADQSYATAHFNRGCVKLLQGDFRNGWKDYEWRWKMPSFKAFNCPQPQWQGEDICDLTLLVHTEQGNGDALQFARFLPLARQRCKKLIVVCTEPLRLMFSAMSCVDEVRLPGNLPQDLFDVFCPIMSLPGALGVELDNLPTDLPYLRVPDQVVVPSLPASQRAKIGLVWAGSPTQQINHHRSCPLESMLALTRKTNFNFYSLQLPVSANDREQLAAANVTNLEIDLVSYAHTGKLALQLDMVVSVCTSVLHLAAGLGVPCVALLSPYADWRWMDDNDHSTWYPNTKVLRQSSSGDWDELMTRCAQYLGTQFD; encoded by the coding sequence ATGACAGACGCGCTCCACAGCCAACACACCAATACATTTCCGGAACTGTTACAGAAAGCGGGTTGCAGCGTGGTGGTGTCAACATACCAAGCTGGCAAACTTATTTTGCTGCGACCCGACGCGGCGTCGCTGAACACACACTTTGTATCGCTCCCCAAACCTATGGGCGTGGCTTACACACAGGGGCGACTCAGCGTCGGCTCCGGCGCGCAGGTGATTGATTATTTCAACATGAATAATGTTGGACCCAAGATACCACCAGCGAATACGCATGACAGTGCCTTTTTACCCCGCCGAACCCATACCACTGGCGACATCGACATCCATGAAATGGGGTTTGATGCGGACGGTGAGCTGTGGCTAGTGAATACCAAAATGTCGTGCCTTTGCACCTTAGACCTCCATCACAGCGTTGTGCCCCGCTGGCGTCCACCGTTTATCTCCGGCTACGATTTAACGGATCGATGCCACTTAAATGGTCTGGCGATGCGCGACGGCCAGCCACGTTATGTCACCGCACTAGGCACCTCCGATGACCCCGCTGGCTGGCGGCATGACAAAGCGTTCGGTGGCATGCTGATGGACATGCAGCGTGAGGAATTTATTTGTCGGGGATTATCGATGCCCCACTCTCCGCGTTGGTATCGAGATCAACTCTGGGTACTGGAATCCGGTGCCGGACAACTCATCACGATCAACCCGGACAATGGCACGAAGACCGTCATCGCCGAGGTGCCCGGGTTTTGTCGCGGCATCGATTTCATTGACCGCTATGCCTTAATCGGCCTTTCTCAAGTACGCGAAACGGCTGTATTTGCGGGTCTGCCATTGACCCAGCGCGAACAGGATCGCAAATGTGGCGTGTGGATCGTGGATATCGAGACCGGGCAGACGGTGGGCTTTTTGGTGTTCTCGGATGGCGTCCAGGAAATCTTCTCGGTTCAGGTTTTACCTTGGCGATACCCTGCTCTGCTCGACGCTACCGACCCGTTAGTGAGTTCGTCATTCTCGATACCCGATTCAGCGCTGGCAGAGTTCGTCGCCCCGGATCCTCGACTCCTGCGATTTGAAACGGCGCTTAGCCATCATCGACGTCACGAATTTACCCAAGCGATCACCGCTTACCAGGCGATTTTGCAAGACGAGCCAGAGGACGTCACTACGCGCTATCACCTCGGCGTGGCACTTTCAGACACAGAGCAGTGGGATGAAGCCATTCGCCACTTAGACCAAGTGACCGCACGCCAAGCAAACCACGCAGAAGCGCACAATAGTTTGGGGCACGCTTGGGCCGGAAAATTAAACTTCGAGCAAGCCCTGACACACTATGACGCCGCCATCCAAGCTGATCAAAGTTATGCCACCGCGCATTTTAATCGTGGCTGCGTGAAACTCCTACAAGGTGATTTCCGCAACGGCTGGAAGGACTACGAATGGCGCTGGAAAATGCCGAGTTTTAAGGCGTTCAACTGCCCACAACCGCAATGGCAAGGCGAAGACATTTGCGATCTCACCTTATTGGTCCACACCGAGCAAGGCAACGGCGACGCTTTGCAGTTCGCGCGTTTTTTGCCGCTGGCGCGTCAGCGCTGCAAAAAGCTAATTGTGGTGTGCACAGAGCCGCTGCGGTTGATGTTTTCAGCCATGTCTTGCGTCGATGAAGTCCGATTACCAGGGAATTTACCGCAAGACTTGTTTGACGTGTTCTGTCCAATCATGTCTCTTCCGGGCGCACTGGGCGTAGAGCTGGACAATCTTCCAACCGATTTACCCTATCTGCGTGTACCCGATCAGGTCGTCGTACCATCGCTGCCGGCCAGTCAACGCGCCAAAATCGGTCTAGTCTGGGCTGGTAGTCCCACTCAGCAAATCAATCACCATCGCTCATGCCCGCTGGAATCGATGCTGGCTTTAACGCGAAAAACGAATTTCAACTTTTACAGCTTACAATTGCCTGTGTCAGCAAACGACCGTGAGCAATTGGCCGCGGCAAACGTAACCAATCTAGAAATCGACCTGGTGAGTTATGCGCACACCGGCAAACTTGCCCTACAACTCGATATGGTCGTCAGCGTCTGTACATCCGTCCTACATCTTGCGGCGGGACTGGGTGTGCCCTGCGTGGCGTTATTGTCACCCTATGCTGACTGGCGTTGGATGGACGATAATGATCACAGCACATGGTACCCCAATACTAAAGTACTACGACAATCGAGCAGCGGAGATTGGGATGAATTGATGACACGCTGTGCGCAATATCTGGGTACCCAGTTCGACTGA
- a CDS encoding NYN domain-containing protein, with product MENNKKLAVLIDADNAQPSIVDALLSEIANYGIASVKRIYGDWTSPGLKGWKEVLLEHSIQPMQQFAYTKGKNATDSAMIIDAMDLLYSDALEGFCIVSSDSDFTKLASRIRESGLSVFGFGEKKTPAPFVAACDKFIYTEVLRTLPDDDDSSNRMSTKELKQDTKLVSSLRKAVEAASDESGWAQLGPVGSHINNQASNFDPRNYGYAKLGELVKAVDLFEIEERPIGNGRSKAVYIRTKKTRSRRASAAKS from the coding sequence ATGGAAAATAATAAAAAACTTGCTGTTCTTATTGATGCCGACAACGCGCAACCGAGCATTGTTGATGCATTGCTCTCTGAGATTGCGAACTACGGCATCGCAAGTGTTAAACGAATTTATGGCGATTGGACATCGCCGGGGCTTAAAGGCTGGAAAGAGGTGTTGCTGGAGCATTCCATCCAACCAATGCAGCAATTTGCGTATACCAAAGGTAAAAACGCGACCGACAGCGCGATGATCATCGATGCGATGGATCTGTTGTACAGCGACGCTTTGGAGGGATTTTGTATCGTGTCGAGTGACAGTGATTTCACCAAGTTGGCCTCACGTATTCGCGAATCTGGCTTGTCGGTGTTTGGTTTTGGGGAGAAAAAAACCCCGGCGCCGTTTGTTGCTGCCTGTGACAAGTTTATCTACACCGAGGTATTGCGCACACTGCCGGATGATGATGATTCGAGCAACCGCATGTCAACCAAAGAGCTGAAACAGGATACTAAGCTGGTTTCATCATTACGTAAAGCCGTTGAGGCTGCGTCTGACGAGAGCGGTTGGGCGCAGCTGGGTCCGGTAGGTAGCCACATCAATAATCAGGCTTCCAACTTTGATCCGCGCAACTATGGGTACGCCAAACTCGGTGAGCTGGTTAAGGCCGTTGACCTGTTTGAAATTGAAGAACGACCGATTGGGAATGGACGCTCTAAGGCGGTATATATACGCACTAAGAAAACCCGCAGTCGACGCGCATCGGCAGCTAAGTCATAA
- a CDS encoding RNA-binding S4 domain-containing protein has product MRTVILNKQPVELYKVLKFEGLVASGGEAKLVIEQGMVQVNGELEMRKRRKLVSGDQIEFGGHQLTLSL; this is encoded by the coding sequence ATGCGAACTGTAATTTTAAACAAGCAGCCGGTTGAGCTGTACAAAGTCCTTAAGTTTGAAGGGTTGGTGGCCAGCGGCGGTGAAGCCAAGCTGGTGATCGAGCAAGGTATGGTCCAGGTCAATGGCGAGCTGGAAATGCGTAAGCGTCGAAAACTTGTGAGTGGTGATCAAATCGAATTTGGCGGGCATCAACTAACGCTGTCACTCTGA
- a CDS encoding DUF1330 domain-containing protein, which yields MTKQKTVYMLNALWFKPQGGADRYRQYMRKVAPLIKQVGGRKLKSFVPDRAVIGEFDADLVYFVEYPDWEAFKQFANSPEYHKIAYLREESVDKSLLIRCMRPAVPFR from the coding sequence ATGACGAAACAAAAAACGGTTTATATGTTAAATGCGCTCTGGTTTAAACCACAGGGCGGCGCGGATCGCTATCGTCAGTACATGCGCAAAGTAGCCCCGTTAATTAAGCAGGTTGGTGGCCGAAAGCTCAAAAGCTTTGTGCCAGATCGCGCAGTCATTGGCGAGTTCGATGCCGACTTGGTTTACTTCGTGGAGTACCCAGATTGGGAGGCATTCAAACAATTCGCCAATTCACCGGAGTACCACAAGATTGCGTATTTACGTGAAGAGTCCGTAGACAAGTCACTGTTAATTCGCTGTATGCGCCCGGCGGTACCGTTCCGTTAA
- a CDS encoding catalase family protein: MKLLTRLKPWLIGLSAMGRRAVKWLFYVAGVYALMFLGVFAWQMAAGALRDPDADLVDNSPSAKAQRQTNNAAIIESVRQMVDRYRTPEYQRDAHSKPHGCVRARFEVFESQATYNHGLFNQPGHYEAWIRFSNGTVPALPDTESDARGMAIKVMGVEGEQLLPPMLAGSTQDFLMINSPTFFIRSIEDYRELERLSAQGRPFTYFFGEYYLNPFDWRLRELYLGLSTRQPAPNTPLSTQYYSMSAYKLGPHEIKYSAKACEDYTVPMVNRDDPNLLRNSMAYLLRERDTCFQFMVQLRDPDARMPIQDTTVRWSEATSPFVPIARIHIPKQTFDTPQQNAMCEAMSFNPWHGIKQHEPLGHINQLRRDLYLHTAAYRQVRNGVNIGEPNSWCESLAEYCDAESAPNEPTGAPNE; encoded by the coding sequence ATGAAATTATTGACGCGACTCAAACCTTGGCTGATAGGCCTGTCGGCGATGGGCCGCAGAGCTGTAAAATGGCTTTTTTATGTGGCTGGAGTTTACGCATTGATGTTCCTTGGTGTATTCGCATGGCAAATGGCGGCTGGCGCGTTACGAGACCCCGACGCCGATTTGGTTGACAATAGCCCATCCGCAAAAGCCCAGCGTCAAACGAATAATGCTGCCATTATTGAGTCTGTTCGCCAGATGGTGGATCGCTACCGAACCCCGGAGTATCAACGGGACGCGCATTCAAAACCGCACGGTTGCGTGCGAGCCCGATTCGAAGTCTTCGAATCGCAAGCCACCTACAACCACGGATTGTTCAACCAACCCGGTCACTATGAAGCCTGGATCCGGTTCAGCAATGGCACAGTACCCGCGCTCCCTGACACCGAGTCTGACGCGCGCGGAATGGCCATCAAAGTAATGGGTGTGGAGGGCGAGCAGCTTCTGCCGCCCATGTTGGCTGGTAGTACGCAAGATTTTTTGATGATCAATTCACCAACGTTTTTTATTCGTTCGATCGAAGACTACCGTGAGCTTGAACGCCTGAGCGCACAAGGTCGGCCGTTCACTTACTTCTTTGGTGAATACTACTTGAATCCTTTCGACTGGCGGCTGCGTGAGTTGTATCTTGGTTTGAGTACCCGTCAGCCAGCCCCGAATACGCCTTTATCCACTCAGTATTACAGTATGTCGGCCTACAAACTGGGCCCACATGAGATCAAGTACAGCGCCAAAGCCTGCGAAGACTACACCGTTCCAATGGTAAATCGCGACGACCCTAATCTGCTCCGCAACAGTATGGCGTATCTGCTGCGGGAACGAGACACCTGTTTCCAGTTCATGGTACAGTTGCGCGACCCAGATGCGCGCATGCCAATCCAAGACACCACGGTGCGCTGGTCTGAAGCCACGTCTCCCTTTGTACCGATTGCACGAATCCATATCCCGAAACAAACTTTTGACACACCACAACAAAATGCTATGTGTGAAGCCATGTCCTTTAATCCATGGCATGGTATTAAACAGCATGAGCCATTAGGCCACATCAACCAACTGCGCCGTGACCTGTATCTTCACACCGCCGCGTATCGCCAAGTACGCAACGGCGTCAACATAGGTGAGCCGAACAGCTGGTGTGAGAGTCTGGCAGAATATTGCGATGCCGAATCAGCGCCAAATGAGCCGACCGGTGCACCAAACGAGTAG
- a CDS encoding di-heme-cytochrome C peroxidase yields the protein MTANNKSLRRSRLRSWRFWLGGLLTLFLVLCLGLYIALWRISNYPDIPAYTPITQYQFLNPSAELRCDNPTPQNPDPNDPNNDLMIPAYQGWCDAQRQHYYRLPQGTNFFGLQYDWITALEKPVGKKPLITRKYMQQLGYIYDPSSKINPNNPGDLPIGLTWHYDRNSGDKILDVSCAACHSSQLTYQGTALVIDGGAGGHALPSLDPTQFMTNSVLSLTVTYFNPFKFNRFARKVLAEIPEADYTAEKAKLRKATWNTIKQALVYGRHNYFLYPTPEGYGRTDGLGRIANTVFGDYISDKNYRTANAPVNYPHVWDIWAFDWVQWMGSVRQAMARNVNEAMGTRAPANFVHADGLYDNSVMMSEMHCIETTLQHLEPPRWPEDVFGPINHGLAGEGQKIFGEVCAKCHGPFNREAVDGKIDYQQTAANHQCQTCHGPLMTTADGDLLDLINRRTHPPVQLGEGSWLGKAKPSYELQSARGGYWEMIHIPLDYIGTDPTSAENMINNTYDLTPVVSAIAQARANGANLRLPDPDKIPDPSQTAFGPGLQFLGGEIRYKQYRDWQLMDASGYIAEPETAKLVADLDGFGEHDNPVAWRAYRPRPLEGVWATAPFLHNGSVPSIYQLLLPADQRDSQFYLGRKEFNPQTLGLDVRPFKGAFKYDTQLVGNSNFGHEFNDGLCGDGVIGYELKDRPGYCRQFTEHERQALIEYLKIHSDGERPDPSSTPHCANVSWPQSNFNEVPE from the coding sequence ATGACCGCAAACAATAAGTCTCTACGACGATCCAGGTTGCGTTCATGGCGATTCTGGCTTGGTGGTCTGTTAACCCTGTTTTTAGTGCTGTGTCTCGGATTGTATATTGCATTGTGGCGCATCTCGAACTATCCGGACATTCCGGCATATACACCCATCACCCAGTATCAGTTCCTCAATCCAAGTGCGGAACTGCGCTGTGACAATCCAACTCCGCAAAACCCCGACCCCAATGACCCAAATAATGATCTGATGATCCCAGCGTATCAGGGCTGGTGCGACGCGCAACGACAACACTATTACCGATTACCACAAGGCACCAACTTTTTTGGATTGCAGTACGACTGGATCACCGCACTAGAGAAGCCGGTCGGTAAAAAACCGTTAATAACGCGTAAATATATGCAACAGCTGGGCTATATCTACGACCCTTCTTCCAAAATAAACCCCAATAACCCAGGCGACCTCCCGATCGGTCTGACCTGGCACTATGACCGAAACAGCGGCGACAAGATACTGGACGTCAGCTGTGCCGCGTGCCATTCGTCACAACTGACCTATCAAGGCACTGCCTTGGTGATCGATGGCGGTGCTGGCGGTCACGCGCTGCCATCACTCGATCCGACTCAGTTTATGACCAACAGCGTGCTGTCGCTGACCGTCACCTACTTCAACCCGTTTAAATTCAATCGTTTTGCACGCAAGGTGCTCGCCGAGATACCAGAAGCAGATTATACCGCTGAGAAAGCCAAATTACGGAAGGCAACCTGGAACACCATTAAACAAGCGTTGGTCTATGGGCGACATAACTACTTTCTCTATCCGACCCCGGAAGGCTACGGCCGAACCGACGGCTTAGGTAGAATCGCCAACACGGTCTTCGGCGACTATATTTCGGATAAAAACTATCGCACCGCCAACGCGCCAGTCAACTATCCTCACGTTTGGGACATCTGGGCGTTCGATTGGGTACAGTGGATGGGTTCAGTTCGTCAGGCAATGGCACGCAATGTAAATGAAGCCATGGGCACACGTGCGCCGGCCAATTTTGTGCATGCCGATGGCTTGTATGACAACTCGGTGATGATGTCCGAAATGCACTGCATCGAAACCACTTTACAACACCTTGAACCACCGCGCTGGCCAGAAGATGTGTTCGGTCCCATCAACCATGGTCTGGCCGGCGAAGGGCAAAAAATATTTGGCGAAGTCTGTGCCAAATGCCATGGCCCGTTTAACCGCGAAGCCGTCGACGGCAAGATTGATTACCAACAGACCGCGGCCAACCACCAATGCCAAACATGTCATGGTCCGCTAATGACGACGGCGGATGGTGATCTGCTTGATTTGATCAACCGTAGGACGCATCCCCCGGTACAACTTGGCGAAGGAAGCTGGCTAGGTAAGGCGAAACCCAGCTATGAATTGCAATCTGCACGTGGTGGCTATTGGGAGATGATACACATTCCATTGGATTACATCGGCACTGACCCTACCTCCGCAGAGAACATGATCAATAACACCTACGACCTGACACCAGTGGTCTCTGCAATCGCCCAGGCACGCGCCAATGGCGCCAATCTGCGCTTACCGGACCCAGACAAGATTCCGGACCCTAGTCAAACCGCCTTCGGGCCTGGTTTACAGTTTCTAGGCGGCGAAATCCGCTATAAACAGTATCGAGACTGGCAACTGATGGACGCCTCGGGTTATATCGCCGAACCCGAAACAGCTAAGCTAGTAGCAGATTTAGACGGATTTGGTGAGCACGATAACCCGGTTGCTTGGCGCGCCTATCGACCGCGACCGCTGGAAGGCGTCTGGGCCACGGCGCCGTTTCTACATAATGGCTCGGTGCCGAGCATCTATCAGCTGCTGCTGCCAGCAGACCAGCGAGACAGTCAGTTTTATCTAGGTCGCAAAGAGTTCAACCCGCAGACACTGGGACTGGATGTGCGTCCATTCAAAGGCGCCTTTAAATATGACACGCAGTTGGTTGGTAACAGCAACTTCGGACACGAATTCAATGATGGCTTGTGCGGTGACGGTGTTATCGGCTATGAGTTAAAGGACCGGCCAGGATACTGCCGCCAGTTCACCGAACACGAACGCCAAGCCCTGATCGAATACCTGAAAATTCACTCCGACGGCGAGCGGCCTGATCCGTCTTCGACCCCGCATTGTGCCAACGTAAGCTGGCCGCAATCCAATTTCAATGAGGTCCCGGAATGA